In Levilactobacillus brevis, a single genomic region encodes these proteins:
- a CDS encoding type B 50S ribosomal protein L31: MKQGIHPDYREVVFQDSSTGFQFLSGSTATSDETVEWEDGNTYPLIRVEISSDSHPFYTGKQKFTQADGAVDRFNKKYGLAND, encoded by the coding sequence ATGAAGCAAGGAATTCATCCAGATTACCGCGAAGTTGTGTTCCAAGATTCAAGTACTGGTTTCCAGTTCTTATCTGGTTCAACGGCAACTTCTGACGAAACGGTTGAATGGGAAGATGGCAACACTTACCCATTAATCCGTGTCGAAATTTCTTCAGATTCACACCCATTCTACACGGGTAAGCAAAAGTTTACTCAAGCCGATGGTGCTGTGGACCGGTTCAACAAGAAATACGGTTTGGCAAACGACTAA
- a CDS encoding FAD-dependent oxidoreductase produces the protein MKVVIVGSTHAGTQAALKILRDHPETAVTIYERQRTVSFVSSGISLFLDGQVKRLEDMFYTSPAELTRLGATVKMQHNVLRIDADKRQVAAVDMTTGQVVMDGYDKLIMATGSTVNVPPIRGIEGDRVLLCKDYEQAKRIYQVAQDHHRITIVGGGYIGTELAESYARTGHAVRLIQSQDQLLDNYVDANLSAAVVNLLTQQGVDVVLNSRVTEFEEQAETLVIKTATAAYHADFAIVCTGFVPNTRLLRGQVEMDRHGAILIDNYLQTSDPDILACGDASVVNLNPIGRTAYAPLASSAVRQGILAGTNVFGRIQRYLGTQATSAIELFGHTLASTGLTLRQAQTIQQPAASVTYHGTWRPTYMASTDDLTINLVYSQIDRRILGAQLFSRHEVAQSANAVSIAIQNRNTIDDLAFVDMLFNPNFDAPFNYLNLVAQLAVAQEAQADQSYPG, from the coding sequence ATGAAAGTTGTCATTGTTGGGAGTACACACGCGGGGACCCAGGCTGCGTTGAAGATTCTGCGGGATCATCCGGAGACGGCCGTCACCATTTACGAACGCCAACGCACGGTATCCTTCGTGTCGTCGGGGATTTCGCTCTTTCTGGACGGTCAGGTGAAACGGCTCGAGGACATGTTCTACACCTCGCCGGCTGAGCTGACGCGGTTGGGGGCAACGGTTAAGATGCAGCATAACGTGCTGCGAATTGACGCGGACAAACGGCAGGTGGCCGCCGTGGATATGACCACGGGTCAAGTTGTCATGGACGGGTACGACAAGCTCATCATGGCTACGGGGTCGACCGTTAACGTTCCGCCGATTCGCGGTATCGAGGGTGATCGGGTACTACTTTGCAAGGACTACGAACAGGCAAAGCGGATCTATCAGGTGGCTCAGGACCACCACCGCATCACGATTGTCGGTGGGGGCTATATCGGGACCGAGCTGGCCGAGAGCTATGCGCGGACGGGACACGCTGTTCGCTTAATCCAGTCGCAGGATCAGTTGCTGGATAACTATGTCGACGCGAATCTGTCGGCCGCCGTGGTGAACCTCTTGACCCAACAGGGGGTTGACGTGGTCCTGAATAGCCGGGTCACCGAATTCGAGGAGCAGGCCGAGACGCTGGTGATTAAGACGGCCACGGCCGCCTATCACGCGGATTTTGCCATTGTTTGTACCGGGTTCGTGCCCAATACGCGGCTGTTGCGCGGTCAGGTTGAGATGGACCGGCACGGAGCAATTCTGATTGACAACTATCTTCAGACCTCGGACCCGGATATCTTGGCCTGTGGGGATGCTAGTGTGGTGAACCTCAATCCCATTGGGCGGACGGCCTATGCGCCCTTGGCCAGCAGTGCGGTGCGTCAGGGAATTCTGGCAGGGACCAACGTGTTCGGCCGGATTCAACGGTATCTGGGTACGCAGGCGACCTCAGCCATCGAACTGTTTGGGCACACGCTGGCCTCCACGGGGCTGACCCTACGTCAGGCGCAAACGATCCAGCAGCCGGCCGCCAGTGTTACCTATCATGGGACTTGGCGCCCCACCTATATGGCAAGCACGGACGATCTGACGATCAACCTGGTCTACAGCCAAATCGACCGGCGTATTCTGGGCGCTCAGCTCTTTAGCAGACACGAGGTGGCGCAGTCGGCCAATGCCGTGTCGATCGCGATTCAGAACCGTAATACCATCGATGACCTGGCCTTCGTGGACATGCTCTTTAACCCCAACTTCGATGCGCCCTTTAACTATCTGAATCTGGTGGCGCAGTTGGCGGTGGCGCAGGAGGCCCAAGCTGACCAATCGTACCCCGGTTGA
- a CDS encoding FAD-dependent oxidoreductase, with the protein MKVIIVGSTHAGTNAAIQILRDHPETDVTIYERHTNVSFLSTGISLFLDGQVKHLEDMFYSSPEELTRLGANVLTRHNVIKIDAEAKTVDVVDMDSGDLTTDHYDKLIMATGSTVNVPPIFGIDEDMVLLCKNYEQAKAVYQAAKDHNRIAIIGGGYIGTELAESYARTGHDVLLIQSQDILLDHYVDQNLSDKVVDILREQGVEVVLNNRVTAFAQDEQGLAIETLNGVYRADVAIVSTGFVPNTSLLRGQVKMDRHGAIIINDYIESSNPDIFACGDASVVNFNPTGQPAYTPLATNAVRQGMLAGINVFGHIQRYMGTQATSAIKIFGRTLASSGLTLRHAHSAGLHADSVTFESTWRPTYMPTTDKLLINLVYDRDDRRVLGAQLFSKHEVAQSANAVSLAIQNRNTIDDLAFVDMLFNPNFNDTFNFLNLAAQMAVAQEARRGNNQPRVTAGITPDN; encoded by the coding sequence ATGAAGGTCATTATCGTCGGCAGTACACATGCGGGAACTAACGCCGCTATCCAAATTTTACGGGATCATCCGGAAACGGACGTGACGATCTATGAACGGCACACGAACGTTTCGTTCCTGTCGACCGGTATCTCACTATTTCTAGACGGCCAGGTGAAGCACCTCGAGGACATGTTCTATTCGTCACCAGAGGAGCTGACGCGCTTGGGCGCCAACGTTTTAACGCGCCATAACGTAATTAAGATTGACGCCGAGGCCAAGACGGTTGACGTGGTCGATATGGACTCGGGCGACCTGACGACGGACCACTACGACAAGTTAATCATGGCGACGGGCTCGACGGTCAACGTTCCCCCGATCTTCGGGATTGATGAGGACATGGTGCTCCTGTGTAAGAATTACGAACAGGCCAAGGCGGTCTACCAGGCGGCCAAGGACCACAACCGTATCGCTATCATCGGTGGGGGCTATATTGGGACGGAACTGGCCGAGAGTTACGCGCGGACCGGACACGATGTCTTGCTGATTCAGTCACAAGACATTCTGCTGGACCATTACGTTGATCAGAACCTGTCGGACAAGGTCGTCGATATCTTGCGCGAGCAGGGGGTGGAAGTGGTCTTGAATAACCGGGTGACGGCCTTTGCCCAGGATGAGCAGGGCTTAGCCATTGAAACGTTGAATGGCGTCTACCGGGCGGATGTCGCGATTGTCAGCACGGGCTTTGTGCCCAACACGTCGTTGTTACGGGGGCAGGTCAAAATGGACCGGCACGGTGCTATCATTATCAATGATTACATTGAATCATCGAATCCGGACATCTTCGCTTGTGGGGATGCCAGCGTGGTGAACTTTAATCCCACGGGGCAGCCGGCGTACACGCCACTGGCGACCAACGCCGTGCGGCAGGGGATGTTGGCCGGGATCAACGTCTTTGGCCACATCCAGCGGTACATGGGGACCCAAGCCACATCGGCTATCAAGATCTTTGGGCGGACGCTGGCCTCATCGGGGTTAACGTTGCGACACGCGCACTCCGCGGGACTGCATGCGGATAGTGTGACCTTCGAGAGCACGTGGCGGCCCACGTACATGCCGACCACGGACAAGCTGTTAATTAATCTGGTCTACGACCGTGACGATCGGCGCGTGTTGGGGGCGCAGCTCTTCAGTAAACACGAGGTGGCGCAGTCAGCCAATGCCGTGTCGCTGGCCATTCAGAACCGCAATACGATTGACGATCTGGCCTTCGTGGACATGCTGTTCAACCCGAACTTCAATGACACCTTTAATTTCTTGAATCTCGCAGCCCAGATGGCGGTGGCCCAAGAAGCCCGGCGCGGTAATAACCAGCCGCGAGTAACGGCTGGGATTACACCAGATAACTAA
- a CDS encoding class A sortase: MADQQSKQPKHRWRWFGTTIFIILVIISLALIFNEQIKNWLISSYQPQISKKSVRQNEKKKASYDFSKVKSLDFSTVANARWNTANIHVVGEIYMPQSKIHLPIAKGVSNEVLALTAGTMRPDQKMGQGNYPLAGHHMTSQTILFSPLYWKTRVGQKIYLTNAKQVFVYTVSVRKFIPATDVQVVDQTKQKLVTLITCDATGANRLMIRGKYDKQMAYKDAPISVQKGFHSGFNNKN; encoded by the coding sequence ATGGCAGATCAACAATCCAAACAGCCTAAGCATCGTTGGCGGTGGTTTGGCACCACGATTTTCATCATTTTGGTGATTATTTCGCTGGCGCTAATCTTCAACGAGCAGATCAAAAATTGGCTGATTTCTTCCTATCAACCGCAGATCTCCAAAAAGTCCGTGCGGCAAAACGAAAAGAAGAAGGCGTCTTACGACTTCAGTAAGGTGAAGTCGCTGGACTTCTCGACGGTGGCCAACGCCCGCTGGAATACAGCGAATATCCACGTGGTCGGTGAGATTTACATGCCACAGTCGAAGATTCACTTGCCCATCGCTAAGGGGGTCAGCAATGAGGTGCTGGCGCTGACGGCGGGGACCATGCGTCCGGACCAGAAGATGGGGCAGGGAAACTACCCGTTGGCCGGGCATCACATGACCTCGCAGACCATTCTGTTTAGCCCGCTGTATTGGAAGACGCGGGTGGGGCAGAAGATCTACCTAACCAATGCCAAGCAGGTCTTTGTCTACACAGTCAGCGTCCGAAAATTCATTCCGGCAACGGACGTACAGGTGGTCGATCAGACCAAGCAGAAGCTGGTCACGCTGATTACCTGTGACGCGACCGGGGCCAACCGATTGATGATTCGGGGGAAATACGATAAGCAAATGGCCTATAAGGATGCGCCGATTTCGGTTCAAAAGGGCTTCCACAGTGGATTTAACAACAAAAATTAA
- a CDS encoding WxL domain-containing protein: MTKKTLQLIATLALAAGFGFTTVTANAADTNDSQTTNATVGLTAGTTDPDGPHNGAVRLVAAPDLVFGDKTKGTPITGATQTIKATSITTNANSSNNSATDANKVTIDPSDVAVVDPGTGNGWSVSVKADNFVKDDATSTNLLGATINFKGAVATNNTNASENPAVAATPAVIAGGDSATILSAAKGNGVGTWMNRLTNDTDLTIAGGNVAGNYTSNLTWTIGNTPGVTA, encoded by the coding sequence ATGACTAAAAAAACTTTACAATTAATTGCGACGCTTGCACTTGCTGCTGGATTTGGTTTTACAACTGTTACTGCTAATGCGGCTGATACTAATGACAGTCAGACGACGAACGCTACTGTTGGTTTGACTGCTGGGACAACCGATCCTGATGGTCCTCATAATGGTGCCGTTCGGTTGGTTGCCGCCCCTGACCTCGTCTTCGGTGATAAGACGAAGGGTACGCCGATTACTGGTGCTACCCAAACTATCAAGGCCACTTCAATCACGACGAATGCTAATTCTTCTAATAATAGTGCTACTGATGCCAATAAGGTTACCATTGACCCTAGCGATGTGGCTGTTGTTGACCCCGGGACTGGCAATGGTTGGTCAGTGAGCGTTAAGGCTGACAACTTTGTTAAGGACGACGCTACTTCAACGAATCTGTTAGGTGCTACGATTAACTTTAAGGGTGCCGTTGCGACTAACAACACTAATGCTAGCGAGAATCCAGCAGTTGCTGCTACGCCTGCTGTCATTGCTGGCGGTGATTCAGCTACGATTCTCTCAGCTGCTAAGGGGAATGGTGTTGGGACTTGGATGAACCGGTTGACTAATGATACTGATTTGACTATCGCCGGTGGTAACGTTGCTGGGAACTACACGTCTAACTTGACTTGGACGATTGGCAACACGCCTGGTGTGACGGCTTAA
- a CDS encoding DUF916 and DUF3324 domain-containing protein, giving the protein MLVTLGTLLVAFGWMQQTKTAKAESVGYSVSTITPKNQDDKKVTYFALRVKPNQQQKLTIVIHNSSKSTKKFQVGVNQAMTNTNGVIDYSQANPKLDSSLKVGIKDVFGKNNTQKVTVNAKSAKKVSLSYKMPAKKIDGMILGGIYVKELKDNKTSSKKNGVTISNAFAYVVGVRLRESGIDVAPDMRLHTVKAGQISGLNQIQANLQNPRPGLMKALKIESKVTKQGSSKSVLTQTKENMAMAPNTNFNYSIPWGDTQLKAGDYTLTLDAYAKGGYHWHFVKNFTITQKDINSLKNRINTPQKNYFWWFVAGGVIIVLLLAIIIYLLMKNRKKDDDDTDTTD; this is encoded by the coding sequence ATTTTAGTAACGTTAGGGACGTTGCTGGTGGCATTTGGTTGGATGCAACAGACCAAGACGGCAAAAGCTGAAAGCGTCGGTTATTCGGTCAGCACGATTACGCCGAAAAATCAGGATGATAAGAAGGTGACTTATTTCGCTTTGCGCGTGAAGCCAAATCAACAACAAAAGTTGACGATTGTGATTCACAATTCGAGCAAGTCGACAAAGAAATTTCAAGTGGGCGTCAATCAGGCGATGACCAATACGAATGGGGTCATTGATTATAGCCAAGCCAATCCCAAGCTGGATAGTTCCTTGAAAGTGGGGATTAAAGACGTCTTTGGCAAGAATAATACGCAAAAAGTCACGGTTAACGCGAAGAGTGCTAAGAAAGTTTCCCTGAGTTATAAGATGCCAGCTAAGAAAATCGATGGGATGATCTTAGGTGGGATTTACGTTAAGGAGCTTAAAGATAACAAGACGAGCAGTAAGAAGAATGGTGTAACGATCAGTAACGCCTTTGCCTACGTTGTAGGTGTGCGCCTGCGGGAGAGCGGCATTGATGTCGCCCCTGACATGCGGCTTCACACGGTAAAAGCCGGGCAGATTAGCGGTTTGAACCAGATCCAAGCCAACCTTCAAAACCCACGTCCGGGTCTGATGAAGGCCTTAAAGATTGAGTCGAAGGTTACCAAGCAGGGCAGTTCTAAGTCTGTTCTGACCCAGACCAAGGAAAACATGGCGATGGCGCCGAACACTAACTTCAATTACTCCATTCCATGGGGGGATACGCAATTGAAGGCTGGCGATTACACGTTAACCTTGGATGCTTACGCCAAGGGTGGCTATCACTGGCACTTCGTTAAGAACTTTACGATCACGCAAAAGGATATTAATTCCTTGAAGAACCGGATCAACACGCCACAGAAGAATTACTTCTGGTGGTTCGTTGCCGGTGGCGTTATCATTGTTCTGTTGTTAGCGATTATTATTTACCTGTTAATGAAGAACCGTAAAAAAGATGACGACGATACGGATACAACCGACTAA
- a CDS encoding low molecular weight phosphotyrosine protein phosphatase: MQHVLFVCLGNICRSPMAEAIFNDLLEKRHLTADFEVASVATSPEEEGNHPHPGALKAMRAHGLDASQHRSRPITATDFDWADIIITMDHANVANLQRMAPNAADAAKVKLCLDILPGREGEAIDDPWYTHKFELTYQELAAALPAWLDKLA, translated from the coding sequence ATGCAACATGTGCTTTTTGTTTGCTTAGGCAACATCTGTCGTTCCCCAATGGCTGAGGCCATCTTTAACGATCTACTTGAGAAGCGTCATCTGACGGCCGACTTCGAGGTGGCTTCCGTAGCAACTAGCCCGGAAGAAGAAGGTAATCATCCCCACCCCGGCGCGCTCAAAGCAATGCGTGCACACGGCTTAGACGCCAGCCAGCACCGGTCCCGGCCCATCACGGCTACGGATTTCGACTGGGCGGATATCATCATCACCATGGATCACGCCAACGTCGCTAACCTACAACGCATGGCACCCAACGCGGCGGATGCGGCCAAGGTCAAGTTGTGCCTCGATATTCTCCCGGGTCGCGAGGGTGAAGCTATCGACGATCCGTGGTACACCCATAAGTTTGAGTTAACCTACCAAGAACTGGCCGCCGCACTACCGGCCTGGCTGGACAAACTGGCCTAA
- a CDS encoding LemA family protein, with protein sequence MSWIILIVVLAILVLWYVSAYNGLIKTRTYVQESWSQIDVQLKRRNDLIPNLVSTTKGYANYEQGTLKKVVELRNQLTAIPADDHQQTMEVSNQLSTTLRSLFALSENYPDLKANTQFKELMEELTNTENKIAYSRQLYNSSVASLTVKIQSFPSNIVAKIHHFKENEYLQVPEEEKTTPKVNFDDFNQSDK encoded by the coding sequence ATGTCTTGGATTATTTTGATTGTCGTGTTAGCCATTTTAGTCTTATGGTACGTCAGCGCCTATAACGGCCTGATTAAGACCCGGACGTACGTCCAAGAATCGTGGAGTCAGATTGATGTGCAACTCAAGCGGCGGAACGATTTAATTCCTAACTTGGTTTCCACGACTAAGGGGTACGCTAACTATGAGCAGGGCACGTTGAAAAAGGTGGTCGAATTACGGAACCAATTGACGGCCATTCCCGCCGATGACCATCAGCAAACGATGGAAGTGTCCAACCAATTGTCGACCACACTGCGGTCGTTATTTGCTCTGTCCGAAAACTATCCGGACTTAAAGGCCAACACCCAGTTTAAAGAATTAATGGAAGAATTAACCAATACTGAAAATAAGATTGCCTATTCTCGGCAACTATACAACAGTTCCGTGGCCAGCTTAACGGTGAAGATTCAATCTTTCCCCAGCAATATTGTGGCCAAGATTCACCATTTCAAGGAAAACGAATACCTGCAAGTTCCTGAAGAAGAGAAGACGACTCCTAAAGTTAATTTTGATGATTTCAATCAATCCGATAAGTAG
- the htpX gene encoding zinc metalloprotease HtpX produces MLYDQIAMNKRRTGYVMFGFGLLVLLIGAALGYLFWNNWQSGAVIALVVAVVYMLIMISQSTNVVMSMNHAREITDVSQAPQLWHMIEDMALVGKVPMPRVFIIDDPSPNAFATGNSPEKSAVAVTTGILQRLNREELEGVIGHEISHVRNYDIRLQTIALALSAAIGMLVNFASNWLWWGGGRRRDDDRDSAGNAIALVISIVLIILAPLAASIAQMALSRNREYLADASSVELTRNPQGLINALRKIDDSEPMEAADPNSSALYIGDPFKNKHRLGDLFSTHPPIADRIARLEKM; encoded by the coding sequence ATGTTATATGACCAAATAGCCATGAACAAACGGCGGACGGGCTATGTCATGTTTGGCTTCGGCCTGTTAGTCTTGCTCATTGGTGCCGCGTTAGGTTACCTGTTCTGGAACAATTGGCAATCCGGGGCGGTGATTGCGCTCGTGGTCGCGGTGGTCTACATGCTGATTATGATTAGCCAGTCGACCAACGTGGTCATGAGCATGAACCATGCCCGAGAGATTACCGATGTGAGCCAAGCACCACAACTCTGGCACATGATTGAAGACATGGCGCTCGTGGGTAAGGTGCCCATGCCGCGAGTCTTCATCATTGACGATCCTAGTCCCAACGCTTTTGCGACGGGCAACAGTCCGGAAAAGTCAGCGGTGGCCGTGACCACCGGGATTTTGCAGCGGCTGAACCGTGAAGAGTTGGAGGGCGTCATTGGCCACGAGATTTCGCACGTACGTAATTACGATATTCGGCTGCAGACCATTGCCTTGGCATTATCCGCGGCAATCGGGATGTTGGTGAACTTTGCCAGCAACTGGTTGTGGTGGGGCGGTGGGCGCCGGCGTGATGATGACCGGGACTCGGCGGGCAATGCCATCGCCCTAGTGATTTCCATCGTGCTGATTATATTGGCACCGCTGGCGGCTAGCATTGCGCAAATGGCGTTGTCCCGCAACCGAGAGTACCTCGCCGACGCTTCAAGCGTAGAACTCACGCGGAATCCGCAGGGCCTCATCAACGCACTGCGTAAGATTGACGACAGTGAGCCGATGGAAGCCGCCGATCCCAACAGCTCGGCCTTGTACATTGGTGATCCGTTCAAGAATAAGCATCGGTTGGGCGACCTCTTTTCCACGCATCCGCCGATTGCTGATCGCATTGCGCGACTCGAAAAAATGTAA
- a CDS encoding UDP-N-acetylmuramoyl-tripeptide--D-alanyl-D-alanine ligase encodes MKMQLAEIAHAVGAINDFEQWSSVSVTSVAFDSRHLQPGGLFIPLTGEQDGHQFIQSAIDHGAVATLWARDLATAPANFPVIQVADSLKALQTLAQYYLTKINPRVVAITGSNGKTTTKDMIASILATQFNVTKTHANFNNEIGVPMTVLSMEPNTEMLVVEMGMDRPGQLDFLSNLVAPDIAVITMIGEAHIKFFGTRDKIADAKMEITHGLSEDGILVYNGDEPLLRDRTADLKLRQHTFGQQDSDELFATKITGSATATTFTTNLWPDKSFSIPMIGTYNVNNALAALAVANVYRIRPENAQKALSTVNLTENRAEWVKGAAGEDILSDVYNSNPTAVKQVLAAFSQTPVTGKRYAVLGDMLELGLQADTMHADLAEAIDPAKISHVYLVGKHMVALQQRLATEKPNLPVTHFAADDLPALTSALQESLTADDQILLKGSHGIHLEQVLAALQDSNEN; translated from the coding sequence ATGAAGATGCAGCTTGCTGAAATTGCTCACGCTGTGGGAGCAATTAATGATTTCGAACAATGGAGTAGTGTCAGTGTCACGAGTGTGGCTTTTGATAGTCGGCACCTTCAACCGGGCGGACTCTTTATCCCGTTGACGGGTGAGCAGGATGGTCATCAGTTCATTCAGTCGGCCATCGATCATGGTGCCGTGGCGACGCTGTGGGCACGCGACTTGGCGACTGCTCCTGCCAACTTTCCTGTGATTCAGGTCGCCGATTCCTTGAAGGCCTTACAGACGTTGGCGCAATACTATTTGACGAAGATTAACCCCCGAGTCGTGGCTATCACGGGGAGTAATGGGAAGACGACCACCAAGGATATGATTGCCAGCATTCTGGCGACCCAGTTCAACGTGACCAAGACCCACGCCAACTTCAACAACGAGATTGGGGTCCCCATGACCGTGCTGTCGATGGAACCCAATACGGAAATGTTGGTCGTGGAAATGGGGATGGATCGACCGGGTCAACTCGACTTCTTGAGTAACCTGGTTGCACCGGACATTGCCGTCATCACCATGATTGGTGAGGCCCATATCAAATTCTTCGGCACGCGCGATAAGATTGCGGACGCCAAGATGGAGATTACCCACGGCCTTAGCGAAGACGGTATTCTGGTCTATAATGGGGACGAACCGCTGCTCCGCGACCGGACGGCTGACTTGAAGCTGCGGCAACACACCTTTGGTCAACAGGATAGCGACGAACTCTTCGCGACTAAGATTACAGGGAGTGCCACGGCGACAACCTTCACCACCAACCTTTGGCCCGACAAATCGTTTAGCATTCCAATGATTGGAACCTACAATGTTAATAACGCGTTGGCCGCATTGGCCGTGGCCAACGTCTATCGGATTCGGCCGGAGAATGCTCAGAAGGCACTGAGCACGGTTAATCTGACCGAGAACCGGGCTGAATGGGTCAAAGGGGCCGCTGGTGAGGATATCTTAAGCGACGTTTATAACTCTAATCCCACGGCCGTCAAGCAGGTCTTAGCGGCCTTCTCGCAGACGCCCGTTACGGGTAAACGATACGCGGTGCTGGGAGATATGCTCGAGCTGGGGCTGCAGGCGGATACGATGCATGCGGATCTGGCGGAAGCCATCGATCCGGCTAAGATTAGCCACGTCTACCTGGTCGGAAAGCACATGGTGGCGTTACAACAACGTTTGGCCACCGAGAAACCGAATTTGCCCGTGACCCATTTTGCCGCGGATGACCTGCCAGCGCTTACATCAGCCCTTCAGGAATCGCTCACGGCCGACGATCAGATTTTATTGAAGGGATCTCACGGGATTCATTTGGAGCAAGTATTGGCGGCACTACAGGATTCTAATGAAAATTAA
- a CDS encoding DEAD/DEAH box helicase, protein MRHWRDAPIRRKLFLKFKELGLSEDLLKAVTTAGYEEATPIQAETIPMVLAGQDVIGQAQTGTGKTAAFALPILEKIDKKNENVQALVVSPTRELAIQTQEEIYKLGRNERANVQVVYGGADIRRQIKALKNHPQVVVGTPGRLLDHIRRHTLKLDHVQMLVLDEADEMLNMGFLDDIEDIIKQLPEKRQTMLFSATMPPEIKRVGVQFMQDPKHVKIKAKELTTDLIDQFYVRSRDFEKFDIMTRFFDVQDPDLTIVFTRTKRRVDEIASGLQARGYNAAGIHGDLTQKRRTQIMNEFRHGKLDILVATDVAARGIDINDVTHVYNYDIPQDPDSYVHRVGRTGRAGKHGVSMTFVTPNEMDYLREIEKLTKVRMLPLKPPSDEEALVSQLGAAKETIADLVNKTDTEKYAKTAESLLAQYDAEDLVAALLNDLTKDNNNQVPVKITPERPLPKRGGKRHGGGGYHHGGNRRGGNGGGGYRHRQDRRGNDRHGSRGHDSRNHDSRNHGGDRNHRSNSGRRSEGGRGFTIRKKD, encoded by the coding sequence ATGAGGCACTGGCGCGATGCACCTATTAGGAGGAAATTATTTTTGAAGTTTAAAGAACTGGGTCTTTCTGAAGACCTACTGAAGGCTGTTACGACAGCAGGTTACGAAGAAGCGACCCCAATTCAAGCCGAGACAATCCCCATGGTTTTGGCGGGTCAAGATGTTATTGGACAAGCCCAAACCGGGACCGGGAAGACTGCGGCATTTGCCTTACCAATTCTTGAAAAGATTGATAAGAAGAACGAAAACGTTCAAGCGCTAGTTGTTTCCCCAACACGGGAACTGGCCATTCAAACCCAAGAAGAAATTTATAAATTAGGCCGTAACGAACGGGCCAACGTCCAAGTCGTTTACGGTGGTGCTGACATTCGTCGGCAAATTAAAGCCTTAAAGAACCATCCACAAGTTGTTGTGGGGACCCCTGGTCGTTTACTGGACCACATCCGGCGCCACACCTTGAAGTTGGATCATGTTCAGATGTTAGTCTTGGATGAAGCCGATGAGATGTTAAACATGGGCTTCCTGGACGACATTGAAGATATCATCAAGCAATTGCCAGAGAAGCGCCAAACCATGCTCTTCTCCGCAACGATGCCACCAGAAATCAAGCGCGTTGGGGTGCAGTTCATGCAAGACCCTAAGCACGTGAAGATTAAGGCTAAGGAATTAACGACCGACTTGATCGATCAATTCTACGTCCGTTCTCGTGACTTTGAAAAGTTCGATATCATGACGCGGTTCTTCGATGTTCAAGACCCTGACTTGACGATTGTCTTTACTCGGACGAAGCGTCGGGTTGACGAAATCGCTAGTGGTTTACAAGCCCGCGGCTACAACGCTGCTGGGATTCATGGGGACTTGACGCAAAAGCGCCGGACCCAGATCATGAACGAGTTCCGTCACGGTAAGCTGGATATCTTAGTCGCAACCGACGTGGCTGCCCGGGGGATTGACATCAATGATGTGACCCACGTGTACAACTACGATATTCCACAAGACCCAGATAGTTATGTTCACCGTGTCGGCCGGACTGGCCGTGCCGGGAAGCATGGGGTTTCCATGACGTTTGTAACGCCAAACGAAATGGACTACTTGCGTGAAATCGAAAAGCTGACGAAGGTGCGGATGCTTCCTTTGAAGCCGCCTTCGGATGAAGAAGCACTGGTTAGTCAATTGGGCGCAGCGAAGGAAACCATCGCTGACCTGGTTAACAAGACGGATACTGAAAAGTACGCCAAGACGGCTGAGAGCCTGTTGGCCCAATACGATGCTGAAGACTTGGTTGCCGCTCTGTTGAACGACTTGACCAAGGACAACAACAATCAAGTACCCGTTAAGATTACGCCAGAACGGCCATTACCTAAGCGTGGTGGCAAGCGTCACGGCGGTGGCGGCTACCATCATGGTGGCAATCGTCGCGGCGGCAACGGTGGCGGTGGCTACCGTCATCGTCAAGACCGGCGAGGCAACGACCGTCATGGAAGCCGCGGTCATGATTCACGTAATCATGACTCACGCAACCATGGTGGCGATCGGAACCATCGCAGCAATAGTGGTCGGCGTTCTGAAGGTGGCCGTGGGTTCACCATTCGGAAAAAAGACTAA